The Arachis hypogaea cultivar Tifrunner chromosome 14, arahy.Tifrunner.gnm2.J5K5, whole genome shotgun sequence genome has a segment encoding these proteins:
- the LOC112740429 gene encoding probable cinnamyl alcohol dehydrogenase 1 translates to MFLLKTCAVLALVGAPSEIKLSPGSLIGGMRSISESAAGGIKDTQEMIDLCAEKEIYPNIEVIPIEYANEAFERIINKDVKYSKSGCHHYYVGILRSWKDVVSLKETRVITECTS, encoded by the exons ATGTTTCTTCTGAAAACATGTGCTGTCTTAGCCTTAGTTGGGGCTCCAAGTGAAATCAAATTAAGCCCAGGAAGCCTTATTGGTG GGATGAGAAGCATTTCTGAAAGTGCTGCAGGAGGCATAAAAGATACCCAAGAAATGATTGATTTGTGTGCTGAAAAGGAGATTTATCCAAATATAGAAGTGATTCCCATTGAATATGCTAATGAAGCTTTTGAAAGGATCATAAATAAAGATGTCAAGTATAG TAAAAGCGGTTGTCATCATTACTATGTGGGAATCCTACGATCATGGAAAGACGTGGTGTCCTTGAAAGAGACTCGAGTTATAACAGAGTGCACAAGCTGA